A genomic region of Dunckerocampus dactyliophorus isolate RoL2022-P2 chromosome 8, RoL_Ddac_1.1, whole genome shotgun sequence contains the following coding sequences:
- the synprb gene encoding synaptoporin b yields the protein MCMVIFAPIFAICAFATCGGYYGHLQVKVDCADSRPSNRSAIIDFGYPFRLHQVHFKAPLCDAKRQEILFLDGDYSSAAQFFVTVGVVTFLYSLLATVVYVFYQNKYLKNNRGPLVDFVVTVIFSLMWLISTCFWAKALTDIKTATEPTKVLLLISACSAQENKCTAAQGPLWSRLNASVVFGFVNFILWVGNIWFVFKETGWYKMGQRYPTRSSSGKREMRQRLYSESSFEQSFDDSFGAQPSRQNSFNQSKRHFGQQAYRQGSFNQSQVSCGLPQTHLGQPVIYDSQGGSQGPMIIVNDK from the exons atgtgtatgGTCATATTTGCCCCG atttttgccatttgtgcgTTTGCAACATGTGGAGGCTACTATGGGCACCTCCAGGTTAAAGTGGACTGTGCAGACAGTAGGCCGAGTAACAGGAGCGCCATCATTGATTTTGGCTATCCTTTCAG GCTACACCAGGTGCATTTCAAGGCCCCCTTATGTGATGCAAAGAGGCAGGAGATTCTCTTCTTGGATGGCGACTATTCATCAGCTGCTCAGTTTTTTGTCACAGTGGGCGTGGTCACGTTCCTCTACTCCCTTCTGGCGACGGTGGTCTACGTCTTTTACCAGAACAAGTACTTAAAGAACAACAGAGGCCCGCTTGTG GACTTTGTGGTGACGGTGATCTTCTCCCTCATGTGGCTCATCAGCACTTGCTTTTGGGCTAAAGCTCTGACAGACATCAAGACGGCCACAGAGCCCACCAAGGTGCTGCTGCTCATCTCTGCTTGCTCGGCTCAGGAGAACAAATGCACAGCTGCCCAAGGGCCTCTCTGGTCTCGTCTCAACGCGTCTGTG GTTTTTGGTTTTGTCAATTTCATCCTGTGGGTGGGAAATATTTGGTTTGTCTTCAAAGAGACAGGCTGGTACAAGATGGGCCAGAGGTACCCCACCAGGAGCTCTTCTGGCAAACGGGAAATGCGGCAGCGGCTCTACAGCGAGAGCAGCTTTGAGCAAAGTTTTGACGACAGCTTCGGTGCGCAGCCGTCCAGGCAAAACAGCTTCAATCAGTCCAAGCGGCATTTTGGGCAGCAGGCGTACCGACAAGGCAGCTTCAACCAATCGCAAGTCAGCTGTGGCCTCCCGCAGACACACTTGGGCCAGCCGGTCATTTATGACAGCCAGGGAGGCTCCCAGGGCCCTATGATAATTGTTAATGACAAGTGA